The sequence AGTTCCACGACAAAACGAAGTCCCGTCTGCTCCTCAGCATTTTCAGCAGCCCACAAATAAATAGGAATATTTTCTTTAATAGACATAATTTGATTAACAGCTCTGTTGAAGCTTTCCTTAGATTCATCGAACTCTACATCTTCATCAGACAAGTTATTTTGCAACCAATTATACCTGGACTGTTTTCCAACTTCTTCATTAAATTTCCAGATAGGACCGAAAGAGAACATTTCTTTAATGCATATGACCTTTTCATCTTTATATGCACCGAGTTCCTTTAGTGCTTGTTTTAAACATCCTGCAGGGGAAGCCCCGAACAGAATATGAACTACCTTAATTGGTCCTTCTATTTTATCTTGTCGCTGTTCTGATATACCGAAAAACAATTGGTATGCCCTTTTCATTTCTTCAATAAACCGTTTCTCAGAATACTCATTCTCGTTTAAAAGATGTATTCTTTTTAAAATATGATTAAGTAGTAACCTTGCATCTCTCTCTGGCAATTCCTTAACAACCTTATTTATTTTCTCTATTTCCATAAAAGTACTCCTCATAATTAAATTTTCCTGTCTTCTTATAAGAAAAAGCTGCTTGGGTGACAGCACTATCTTACAACCAACTGATTTAACTAAATAACAATTATTTCAAAATTCCCTGATTTGAGCAATTGCTTTATTCCAGAATATGGCCCAATTCATTAAAAAGAGCGCATTTCTTATTCTAGAAATGCGCCCGGTTGTTGAAGATCGTTATTGAAGTAAAGCTCCTTTTAGTTAATAAACAACACTTCTATAATATGCGATTATCGTAGCATACTCTCCAATTTGTTCTTCACTATCGCCCATTCTTGGTCAATTACACTGTAAAACACAGAGTCTCTTAAATAACCGTCAGGCATAACCATATGATTCCGAAGCACTCCCTCTTTTTCCGCACCCAGTCGTTCAATGGCCTGCTGAGACTTCTCATTTCGACTATCTGTTTTCAACTGAACACGAATGGTCCCAAGTGTCTCAAAGCAGTGTTTCAAAAGAAGATACTTACATTCTGTATTTATTCTAGTTCGCCAAACTGTTGGAGACAGCCATGTCCAACCAATTTCCAAATTACGGTTTGGTAGGGATATATTAAGAAAACGAGTGCTTCCCACAATTTTCCCCGAATCCTTATCGAAGATAACAAAAGGCAATTCGTTTCCTTGCTCTCTTGCTTGAAGTGCTCCATTCACAAGATACTTCATATCTTCAATCGATTGAACCTTCATTGGCATGTAT comes from Neobacillus endophyticus and encodes:
- a CDS encoding DUF1835 domain-containing protein, whose amino-acid sequence is MEIEKINKVVKELPERDARLLLNHILKRIHLLNENEYSEKRFIEEMKRAYQLFFGISEQRQDKIEGPIKVVHILFGASPAGCLKQALKELGAYKDEKVICIKEMFSFGPIWKFNEEVGKQSRYNWLQNNLSDEDVEFDESKESFNRAVNQIMSIKENIPIYLWAAENAEEQTGLRFVVELLKEKNNDIFAINTTKAFNNLFNKGKRKHTIFSTGELAPDKLQAIYKQMDEPPLTQHEQGDFEKEWLSLTENKETLRIWRNGRIEGAHEDYYDEFIINRAKKLHGKRKTNEFFKSARLIGDVLGHLDHFIWDLFLEYRLKKMIENGVFEAEGSLEAMRLYSVRLKQKQLS
- a CDS encoding GNAT family N-acetyltransferase encodes the protein MEITPVVLIGDRVKIQPMEDYHVQELFDAGNNPDIWAYMPMKVQSIEDMKYLVNGALQAREQGNELPFVIFDKDSGKIVGSTRFLNISLPNRNLEIGWTWLSPTVWRTRINTECKYLLLKHCFETLGTIRVQLKTDSRNEKSQQAIERLGAEKEGVLRNHMVMPDGYLRDSVFYSVIDQEWAIVKNKLESMLR